A genomic segment from Triticum dicoccoides isolate Atlit2015 ecotype Zavitan chromosome 1A, WEW_v2.0, whole genome shotgun sequence encodes:
- the LOC119278046 gene encoding fatty acyl-CoA reductase 2, chloroplastic-like, with amino-acid sequence MLNLHYAVADKCVGFPARKGDYANSRSAPALQLRKRCLGSDAFACCMKKHLSSSYGGSRPSYVVTMDHKKPRAGSALSNEPYGIGITEFLGGKNFLITGGTGLLAKVIIEKILRTTPDVGKIYVLIKATDSEAALKRLQNEIVDTELFECLQKLHGKDYHHFLARKLVAVVGNVREDNMGIAPKLADEIAKQVDIIINSAANTTLDERYDIAMDVNTMGPFRLMRFAHRFQNLKLFLHVSTAYVNGRRQGVVLEKPFSMGDTITKELGHSADSSGLKNTGLDIEAEMKLAFCSRPNSNNSTSFSQEMKDLGTERARLHGWQNTYVFTKAMGEMVLDSIRGEIPVVTIRPSIMEGTWSDPFPGWIEGIRMIDPIMLYYAKGRLSGFLADGEGVVDVVPTDMVVNATLAAVAKHAKALGAAREMHIYHVGPSTVNPLMWRDIFSFFFQQFTRYPFSNAAGQPIKVAPMRLFGTMQQFNKNVERDVLLWGASESETLSPRARMLFTKYAEKIIHLARMYQSYSFCACRFDNANTEALFAEMSVEEKAQFHFDVRSIEWKEYFTNVHIPGFLKHVMKGRGGGPSIAEK; translated from the exons ATGCTAAACCTTCACTATGCTGTTGCAGACAAATGCGTAGGCTTTCCTGCCAGGAAGGGAGATTACGCTAACAGTAGAAGCGCCCCTGCACTGCAGTTGAGGAAACGATGTCTTGGTAGTGATGCTTTCGCATGCTGCATGAAGAAGCACTTGAGCAGTAGTTATGGTGGGTCGAGGCCTTCCTACGTTGTGACAATGGATCACAAGAAACCTAGAGCCGGTTCAGCGCTATCAAATGAACCATATGGTATCGGGATCACAGAGTTCCTTGGCGGCAAGAACTTCCTCATCACTGGTGGGACTGGACTTCTAGCAAAAG TTATTATTGAGAAAATCTTGAGGACAACTCCTGATGTTGGCAAGATATATGTGTTGATAAAGGCGACGGACAGCGAGGCCGCGCTGAAAAGGTTGCAGAATGAG ATAGTCGACACAGAACTTTTCGAATGCTTACAGAAACTCCATGGGAAAGACTACCACCATTTCTTAGCAAGAAAACTTGTTGCCGTAGTAGGCAACGTCAGAGAAGACAACATGGGCATTGCGCCGAAGCTAGCGGATGAGATTGCAAAACAAGTGGACATCATCATCAATAGTGCAGCGAATACAACATTAGATGAGAG GTACGATATTGCTATGGACGTCAACACCATGGGACCATTCCGGCTAATGCGTTTTGCGCATAGATTTCAAAATCTGAAGCTATTTTTGCATGTATCAACAG CTTATGTGAATGGGAGGAGGCAAGGCGTGGTGCTAGAGAAGCCATTTAGCATGGGAGACACCATCACGAAGGAGTTGGGTCACTCAGCAGATTCTTCAGGActtaagaacaccgggcttgatataGAGGCAGAGATGAAGCTGGCTTTTTGCTCCAGACCTAACTCTAACAACTCAACATCTTTCTCTCAAGAAATGAAAGATTTAGGGACTGAGAG GGCAAGACTCCATGGATGGCAAAACACCTACGTGTTCACGAAGGCCATGGGGGAAATGGTCCTCGACAGCATCCGAGGAGAGATACCAGTGGTGACGATAAGGCCAAGCATCATGGAAGGCACTTGGAGCGATCCGTTCCCAGGCTGGATAGAAGGAATCAG GATGATTGATCCCATTATGCTGTACTACGCCAAAGGCCGGCTGAGTGGGTTCCTTGCCGACGGGGAAGGTGTCGTCGATGTG GTTCCGACAGACATGGTGGTGAACGCGACCCTCGCAGCGGTGGCAAAGCACGCTAAGGCCCTAGGGGCGGCACGGGAGATGCACATCTATCATGTGGGACCATCGACGGTGAACCCACTGATGTGGCGCGACATTTTCAGCTTCTTTTTCCAGCAATTCACGAGGTACCCCTTCAGCAACGCTGCAGGGCAGCCAATCAAGGTGGCACCGATGaggctcttcggtaccatgcagcaGTTCAACAAGAACGTGGAGAGGGACGTGCTGCTCTGGGGCGCCAGCGAGAGCGAGACGCTCTCGCCTCGGGCGCGCATGCTTTTCACCAAGTACGCTGAGAAGATCATCCACCTCGCCCGCATGTACCAATCCTACAGCTTCTGTGCCTGCAG GTTTGACAATGCCAACACGGAGGCGCTCTTCGCAGAGATGTCAGTGGAGGAGAAGGCGCAGTTCCACTTCGACGTGCGGAGCATCGAGTGGAAGGAGTACTTCACCAACGTGCACATCCCGGGGTTCCTGAAACACGTCATGAAGGGGAGGGGCGGCGGTCCCTCCATTGCTGAAAAATAA